The nucleotide window GTGTGATTGTGTACATAAGCTAGTCAATGGAAGATACTTCCgtgttaataaaaatatataaaattttaatttgtcgGTTCATCACAGTACAAAAGCGATTTCATCTAGAAAGGTAAACTAGAATGTTCAGCTATATTTTCTAATCCATTTGACGTTAGTATAGTGTATAAATAGAGGAATGTTGGAAAATTGCATTATTCTTTAGGTCTTTAGTTTGATCTATTTAGAAAATGGCCATGAGGAAACACAAAACAGTAGGTTCTTCTGAAATTGCTATCCTGTCATCTTTTGACTTCACACCATCTTAAGccattttaaatttgtttcagACTTCATGAAGTCCCTTCTCCTCTACATGATGAGATTCACCAAAGGACCACTTTGTCATTCTggatttcaagatgaaaacagGATTCTTCAGTGAAAATGTGATGTGAAACTATGATCATGTGTTATGTATTACAGTAATTAATTTTCAGTAACTTTGTCATCAGTTACTTTTTCTAGACTGCAAATTTAATGAGTAATATATGTCATTTACACtactaaaatgattaataaacatttagaaaCTCATTTCTCGTCTTTATTTAATATAGCCAGTTTATATGCTATGAAATACTCCTATTTTTTCTGGTATGAAATAGAATTGAGTCAACTTAGCCAAAaacaattttagaaataaaaccatgattgtgctgcaatgtcatcagactgactaaaaagcaatctgctgaaatacaatcgattttcacaatatcttaataattatagtgatttgtgataaaagctaaacaaagctatgttgtatacattgtgtaagaataatcagagatatgatatgttgtatatgcttcttgaataatatacatgaaatatagatCTACAGTAAACGTGTATGAGTCGAAGCACGCGCGCCAGGTTGCGACacaaaattttggtccagtgtgagccctgaatctcataacccctataagcaatacaaaacagagaacTGGGTAAATATGggcccctgggtataccagaggtgggatcaggttcctaggaggagtaagtatcccctgtcgaccggtcacgcaTGCATTCTCATATCAAACTTTGAATTCGTATTGTGCACACAAACCTACCCCATGGAATTGATTTGATGAATATTAAATCTACATTATCTATATTTGCACATTGACATGCATACTTATCCTCCTATTGAGAACAAGatgatttaaagattttgtctgatgtaaaactttgatcctcaaCCGAGATCCCAtcccatgtaaaacttccaTTGTAACTCCCTTGCGACCACCATGATATTACCATTTAtcatatagctaataaatagtatattataaaatctgcgtagaatctagagaatgttagcgttaaatatcctgagaatttattgaacgctaacgtTGCATTGGGTAGATTttgtgcgcccgaaacattccgagtatgagcgttcaatattgaagTTACCGTAACGaagtaaacaagccaaaatggcagacgacggtcctctgAATCTGGTAGAGTCGGTATTCgatatcatattcatttatttaaagaaaatgttttactgtacatacatTATGATGTCCCAATTCACAAAATctgtttgcttcatgcattaatgacgggtttaatattgaaaagttaagaaatgcatgctgatatagcacaccttcaccttaaaTGCCAATACTGATGAATTCTCGtttattttggagtattttgagggaaaggggatataatttaacTATTAAATAGTTTAACTATATattaaaagggttattgaacaagcccgtgcattttcacagccaactcttgacaatattcatcaatataagttcaataaccctatattcttgattctttattttgaaaaggGTGTGACCTTTGGAAAGAATTCCCCTTTTTCAACTTTACACCTGGATGCTTTATAGCAAGTTTTTCGTAAAGATTCGCCCAGTAGTTATGGAGAATATGTAAAACTGTATAAAGATTACAGAGAGATGCACAAATTCTGGACAATATGTGATTAGAAAAGTTCGGTTGAGTTATATCTCAATTGAACTAAGAATGGTGTTGCTGTCATCTCACGATACACGTTATATAGGAATAAAAATATCCACGCTAGCTCAGACAACGTTTGAAATGTTAACCGGTGAGAGTTCCCTATGAAACGATATTAATTTCAATGTGAAGTATTTCATATTCGTGTGCGTCCTTCATCGGGCGTCGCGCATTAACAATTGTTTACTTCTCAATAActtaattcttttcaaatttggtatgaagcacctTTTGCACAGGAGAAACACATATTGTAACTTGCAAGCCTTCTGCTCCCCTTGGACCTTAAACGCAAGGGAAAACTACCAAAATaggaccaattttcaaaactcgtCTAATATCTCAATCAAAcgtttctacaaaaatatttgcaaaGTCATGTAGAGTAAGAACCTCCgacaaattccaaaagtaaAGGTTCTGACTCCACTGTGGGACCTCTGGTGTTTATGTGTGAAACTTTTAAATAACGACTTTATATGATCACTGGGTAgaatgctgtccgacgtgtttcatatcaattgttcggccgaattactccgtttacctggtcaggatataggTCTCATGGCGGGCGTGACAGGTAAACGGGATCATTACTCCCCCTAGACATATATGTTTCCAGGGGTCCTTATTTACCTTTGTAAattatgtattctttataggatttttgagattgatcaatgtttatTATTATCACTTGTTCACACTACATTAaacaggtagccctttaccaaaattgtaaatttaacgATTACAGGGGTAAGGGGATTTGCATAACCatgatggggccaaaatagtcaTGATTATTAACTGTATAGATTAAtaacaattttaacttcttgatggCCCATCCAATTCCTATCAAGTTTACTTTGAAGCAATTTTGGGACAAGAGGAACATAAATTATGAATTTCAAGATTCCTTCACCCCGGGGCGGAACTGGTGGGGCAAAAATGCAATATATCTAATATGTtcaaaaaatcatcttttgaacCACACACCCGTGGGAAAAACTAAGTGCATGTTACCAGGTCAAATAACTTGAAATAAAAGGCACCACCGAATACTAGTATTCCACATttctttcatatttagatattttattgaaaatatatgttgACACTAAACTAATCACTCAAATTATCATAAACGTGATGacttagcttctccatcgtcaacttcccatgcttatgtagaaatattcgattatcacttgcatatggtgtttatttctctcaactgattcgatacgcaagagcttgctcCGCGTctggtcagttttgaaatcgaggtaGACTATTGACAAAAACGTTGCTCTCGCAGGGgattcaacaatctcgtttcaaatcaacatttcacaaattctgtggtcgttataacaatgtCATTAACCAATGacacctgtcattaggtcgaatgctttCTGGCGTGTTTGATATCAAttattgttagaccgttctatTAATACTAATAATACCTACGgatttctttgtttattttatcaagaTATATGATGCATGGCATGAGTGATTGATCGACAAGCGATACATACTTCTCCAGGCACTAAATGCAGAACTGTATCTgcctctctgagaaaatattgggacaggtCAGAAAGATACAGATCCACccattataaaaaccttcgatttgtggcgcacaaaaagctgcgcacggttgaggcctaatatcgttgtattcttgtgctGTCTTATAAATCGaatattaaaaaattcctaacatattttcctactataatTGTGTCCAAATATACTTTCAGATATTCactaaagccccatacgacccgaaaacgcACAGCTTCAATtcatttcgtttgttgacgtaccCATGTTAAACTTCCTACACAACATTTTTTCAACCTCCACCGTatgacccgaaaactcgcagcttttcatgatttcgttcgttgacgtagccatgttctgtgtatgatgtttaAATTGAGACAGGCTATTGATAATTAGGTAATATTACATgggtttaaacagtctcgtttaaagttagcatttcatACATCCTGTActttttataatgattttatttgcaaataatacCTGTCATTACGTCaaataccaattgttaggttgttctttacacactgatttgacaACGGTTTACTCCTTTTACTTGATGAAGATAAGGAGCTTTTAGCTGTGTGACCGTTCAATAAGGAATGCATAATCCTCCTACACATagaattccacctctggtgtgtccaggggttcgtgtttgccccaTTCTCAATGTTGTATTTTTCATAGaatctatgagattgatcactgttcgttatcttaacatTTTTATGCCCTACATTCTGATGAATATGAACTTCATTGATTACCACAACACAAGCTCTTTGCTGATATAATCTGGATTTTTTCTGTTATTCTGATTTATTGATTGGGGTTTACCGCCATTTTGGTTCAGTCATCTTACGGAGACCCTGTCATCGGTGTTTCTTATATTCACCACTAACGTAATATTGCACGCCATTAGCTAGGGTAAATGTGTCCGCGCCATCTTCATCCGCTTCTTTACATCTCGTCTCTGATCTAAACCGCTAGTATGTCTTGTCACAAGTTCCAATAAAATTGCATGATGGTGGGTATTGTACCGAGATagaaaagatttatttttccaAATCAGAACCCAAATTCCCCCTTTATGTCTTTCTGCTGTTAAAGGGTGTGTGTTGTGTTTTTAAGAGGGGTGAGAACTAGCTAAGGACAAAATGGCTGGATCCATGCCTGTTTCTTACATATATTTACACAGATACAAATCTACCATCATTGCATTGCACCTGTGGTTAAAACAATAGTAGCTATATACCTCAGATACTCTACttctatcaatttccacttgtATGTTGATGTATTACAGTGCATGAGACTTTAATAACTTTTGTTATGCATGATCTCTGTTCTAGGCTTTAACTTCATCACGCATGCGCATATCCGGCGAATAATTGTATCGATTCAATGTAATTTTTACATTCGATCGACGTTCGAGTGATTTTTCGGTTACTGATAAGAACGAGTGTGGTTCTGTAAAACACAACGCCACGGTATGGTTATAATGTTTGAACatacacacatagatatatgtatatcacCTAGGGGTCATGCTTCGCCGGTATGCCACTTCagtcacacggcctctcaccctCTGTCgtcgcaggttcgaatcccgctcgcgccgggaagtgagaaagtttcccaatttactttcggaaggtcggtggtctcttcccaggtagaTTGTGTCTGGGTTCTTTCTtttaccaataaaaactgggcgccaccagataattgaaaaattgttgagtgtggcagaaaacagcaaaacaatcaatcaatcaatcacttcAGTTAGTAGTCTTTGGTTACTTTCATTTAACCTTCCAACATGTATCTCTGCTGGTCGATACTCTGTCCCCGACGATACTTGATGCTCGATATACTgaaaaccaacttttattcgtaTGCGAGAAAAATTCGCGCGAACCTCATTGTCGCGAATATTTCCCGTCGAGGACCAGTCCTTGAATGTTTGACATAGGCTCCAAAAATGCTGGATCGCGAAAATTACTCACTGCGAACGAGCTTACAACATAAAGTAGCCGCAAATACAAATTGATTTACAGTATGTTCTtccatgaatatacatgtaaactataACGAGATCATTATGGCTGACACATCGCCCAGTGTAAAAATTTGAAAGTCTCCTTGAGCACGCCTGTAGGATATTGTATTCAGCATCCCGTTATCATTCGCTGTATAATACAAAATCTAGAGCACAGGCTCTAACAGAATGGTTGGTGTCTGATTATACTTCGAGATATCACacatttgtattccttataggagttgggAAATtgatcttcatctttcattcatCGGATTAGTGCAATGGAGTTTTATTAAGGATAGAATTATTTTGATAATCGACAATGATAAATCAATACGTTCGTTATAAGATacatgaacaaatgaagatagcgaaaagtgatcaatatcataaatcctataaataatacaaactgAGGAGAGGGTAAATACGGACTCTTGGACACAACAACACACAGATTACACCATTTTTCAGAGTCATAGTATAAATGTAATAGGTTTTGATAGCCAGTTATGGTATCATATCCCTCAAACACCAAAGAAAGCGCTCTGGGACCTAACAATTTAAGCAACGATATATCATCTACAGTGTATGAAAATAtctatacttacatgtacagtgtaagtGCGAAAACATTTCACTCGTTTAGCTAACTGATTCCCTTTCTCCATACAATTCTACTACAACTGACGATTTGTTTTCATCAATTGAATAGTGTTTTAGCTTCAAAATAGCAGCTTTTTCGTCCATATCTTTTTATAAACTTTTTGTATGTGTTTAAGAATATATCAAGCTAtctaaaaatgaaaagaaacgTTTTGTTACAATTAGTTTCCATGTTCTAGATATTTTCTCTATTTCTATATTTGTACATACTTAGCTGGTTAAGTCCAAATTATCATATAGTCAAACTGGGAAATAACAGATTGTACACATCCATTATCATTACAAGCACAACACATTTCTTACGTCACAAAATGTTGAAACACCATTCAGGACAAATATTAGAGCACAGAATATTTGAAATGGTGTTTGCAAAATGATGGCagttattttgtaaaatgttgTAATCGCCCGACACAGTCCAGTAATTTGCTGTACAACCCATAAGACACTCAACCGATACACTTGAGTAACCCGCAGGCATAGATTCCATTAACCAATCACATGTCTCCCCTTTGTACGGAAGTCCAGTTTTTATGCTGTAACTCTTAGCGTCATTCAAGAATCCAAACAAGCGAGTTTTCGTTCCCCCGTCAGTTCCCCATTCATAGAACATCCCTTTATAATAAATCCACCGGTGTGTAGGAGAGAACACGTGCCTTGTTTGTGCTGCTCTCCGGGTTCTGTTTCTCTCGGAATTCATCTGGACTGATCGTTTCACAATTAAGTGGAATCGTCCTTTCGTTGTTACACATGCCAAATCCGATGTTCCGAAGAAGTATGGAGACTCCCCATCTAAACCAGGTACTgatataaaaatcaaagtaATAACCATGTTATATAAAGCAATTATTATCAAcaatagaaaaaaattatttgatataGTGGCCTTCTCGAAAGCTAAATACCGGTATAAACGGCGAGGATAaggaacagtgaccaatctcataactcctataagcaatacaaaatagagagttgggcaaacacggacctcaggagataccagaggtgggatcaggtgccttggaggagtaagcatcccctgtcgaccggcacacccgccgtgagccctcatGTATATCGGTACATGATACTTTCATGTACCGAGAAGGCATTATGATTACacgtacagtgtacatgtaaagtGTCAGAGTGCATAATTGGAAACACagagaggaggaggaggaggaggaggaggaggaggaggaggaggaggaggaggagagagagagagagagagagagagagagagagagagagagagtgactGGTTCTATATGAACACGATAGGTCTCGGAACAGCGCCCTTTGATTGATGTGTCTTCcctatactacatgtagtactaCAGGTGTAGCGTTAAATGATGGAAGCCCTAACCATGTAATGTGAAACGGTGTGTGTACGACAATCTTAACCATACAATGTGAAACCATCTTATGTGGAAAGTCTTAACCGTGGAGGTTGAAAAACTGTTGTGTAGGAAGTTCAACATGggtacgtcaacaaacgaaatgaATTGAAGCTGTgcgttttcgggtcgtatggggctttaatgaatatttgaaggtatgtttggacacaagtatagtaggaaaatatgttgagaattttttttaatataaaatttatgagacaacaacacaacaatacaacgatatcaggcttCAACCGTACGCAACTTTTTGTgcaccgtaaatcgaaggtttttataaggggtggatcagtagctctctgttccgtcaatATTGTTTCagagagagctacagttctgcagctaattaTGTGAAGGACAGCCTTCTTCGTCCGTGTGTTGTCGTTATACGAGACTGGTATGTGAGGGACATCCTTCTCCTTCCATGTGGTGTCGCTATTGGAGAATCTTACCCAAGCATTTGAGACCGGCATGTTATTATATGAAGCACAACCTTACCAATACATTTATGATGAAAGACTATCCCCGGGACTGAATAAGCTTAGATGCAAAAACATGAAGGTTTCTCAATGGTTTGTTTTATATAATCTTAAAGGTTACCAAGAAATTGcggccaagtttgatgtttgcgACGAAACGTGTTCCTGTTCATACATTGTGAAGGTCTTACCGATACAATGTGAAGGTCTTACCCATACAATGTGAAAGTCTTACCCATACAATGTGAAAGCCTTACCGATACAATGTGAAAGTCTTACCCATACAATGTGAAGGTCTTACCGATACAATGTGAAAGTCTTACCGATACAATGTGAAGGTCTTACCGATACAATGTGAAAGTCTTACCCATACAATGTGAAGGTTTTACCCATACAATGTGAAAGTCTTACCCATACAATGTGAAGGTCTTACCCATACAATGTGAAGGTCTTACCCATACAATGTGAAGGTTTTACTCATACAATGTGAAGGTCTTACCCATACAATGTGAAAGTCTTACCCATACAATGTGAAGGTCTTACCCATACAATGTGAAGGTCTTACCCATACAATGTGAAGGTCTTACCCATACAATGTGAAAGTCTTACCCATACAATCTGAAGGTCTTACCCATACAATATGAAGGTCTTACCCATACAATGTGAAAGTCTTACCCATACAATGTGAAAGTCTTACCGATACAATGTGAAAGTCTTATCCCTACAATGTGAAAGTCTTACCGATACAATGTGAAAATCTTACCCATACATTGTGAAAGTCTTACCGATGCAATGTGAAAGTCTTACCCATACAATGTGAAAGTCTTACCCTTACAATGTGAAAATCTTACCGATGCAATGTGAAGGTCTTACCCATACAATGTGATGTTGTTTCAGGGGAGCTGTTGAGTGAAGGCAACATCCAATTCCCTAAGGTAAGGGGCAGAAACACGAGAAGAATGACCCACTCCTTGGAAGTAAACAAAGAAATCGATGCAAGCGTTCTTTCGAACTTTGAATTTGGAAATACACTCAGATATATGTGCATAATAGTGTGAATTACAGTATGATGATACATTTTTGACATGGAAAATAAACgataaaacaaattttcatcGTCCATCTTGCTCATTGCAGAGTGTAACTGCAGGACTGTTGATCGCGGGGTGGGGGGTTGAAATAAATGAAACCCGTCCCCCTTGCAATCCACAGATCTATACCTATGGGAGTGCGAATGTTACGTTTTGATCGAATGCTTTGAATATTGAacatcatttatatatacatataaagtaGTGGATATGAGAGTATGAACCGATGAATTTAATCGATGCAATAAAGGGTCAACCCACCTACCTCCTCCACCACCATCACCACCACCAACCACTTACCCACCTACCTCCTCCACCACCTCCACCATCACCAACCACTTACCCacctaccaccaccaccaccacttaCCCAACTACCTCcaccactaccaccaccaccacttaCCCACCTAcctccaccaccaccacaaccACCTACCTCATCCACCACAACAACCACTTACCCAACTACCTTCACCACCACCACAACCACTTACCCAACTACCTccatcaccaccaccaccaccaccacaaccACTTACCCAACTACCTccatcaccaccaccaccaccaccacaaccACTTACCCACCTACCTCCACCACCAGTTACCCACCTAcctccaccaccaccaccacaaacCCACCTACCTCatccaccaccaccacaaccACTTACCCACCTACCTCCATCACCACAACCACTTACCCACCTACCTCCTCCTACACCACCAACCACTTACCCATGCACCTAcctccaccaccaccaccaccaccaccaccacccactTACTCATGCACCTACCTCCACCACAACCACCACCAACAACAACCACTTACCCATGCACCTAcctccaccaccaccaccaacaaCAACCACTTACCCACCTACCTcctccaccaccaccactaccACCAACCACTTACCCACCTACCTCCACCACCACCGCCACCAAGTTCTGGGTTGAACTATAAatcttttatgtttatttttcttcttaCCAAATGTCGAATCCCCCGCCACGGAAAAAGGTTATgataatatgtaaatatatattcttaattTACATACCTTGAActaattttatatgtattgatATGAATTGAtgaaatgcatacatgtatgtcacaacTTAATTCTGTTGATTTGATGATATGCATGATTAAATTGTATGCGTCTCGCTACCCATGCGTGTAAAATGAAGATACATGGATTCAATTTGCATTCACAACACTGCCAATATTTGTAATGATACTAATGGtgcatttacatacatgtacgtcgCACTGTCTTTTATACAGTGATACATAAGATAGAATTGCAAACGTCACGCTGCTTGAATTCGAAATATTATGTCTTTTACACCGACGTTATTTCGTAATCAAATTCTTATAGGCGCAcatactgtaattgtttgtttaAAAAGTAGGCGGACATATAATGACACTTTGGAAAGAATTGGGCGGACATTTagtgcaggcggacatataaTGACAGTTTGGCCCAAAATTGGGCGGACATTTagtgcaggcggacatataaTGACAGTTCGGCCCAAAATTGGGCGGACATTTAATGCAGGTGGACATACAAGGAcgcaacatacatgtaatggcGAATATTTATCCCAACCCGTGCGAGGAATTTCTTTCCCGCCTAAAGTACTGGATATGCAAATGTTCATTTTAATCATAGCTTTCCTCCTAAAATGTGTATAGACAAAACATGCTGATAACTCATTGTCAAATTAACCAGTCACATTCCATCAATTCGGCTGTCGTTGTTACAAAGCATGCTGAACGACATGTTGAAGAACAATAAAACGTGACATGCATGCACTATTACATGATTTAAGCGTTGCATGTTTAGGATGTTTCTTAAATaatgaggtacatgtatgtttatcaCGCAAATCAATTTACATCGATTACCACATGCCATGGATTTCAGTTAAATACTCTTGCGTCATACTAGTAAACAAATACActtataaataaatcataaacaCACGTACACACACCTAAACAAAACCACCCCTCCCaccacaaaaatacaaaaaagcCAAAACAACACACACCAAACGAACAAGCAAACAATTAAAACACAGAGACAAAAATGCCTTCCTCAACGATGCATCTCCCACCCTTTACAAAGAAGGGGAAAATGAATTGCAAAAAAGAGAGAAAGGAAGAACATATTTTTCAATGCAAACTATAGATCTACTACAGCTGTACATATTTAAAAgtaataaatatcatttcaaaaaataaatgGGGGCAGGAACTGCCAAGCTTTATACGCCTGAATAAAAAATACCCTGGCGTCTAACGTTGCTGTTCATACCGGGAGATCTCATGCATTTTTGAAATAcgaaaatcatttttatatttatattttactttcatttctgtctgaATATTCCCAGCCATTAAGATAGTTGTACTAATATTCACCAAGATTCATACATACAGTGTTCACATTATAAAATGGCCATCATTTCAATTGATAAAGATATCTCGGGTAAAACCAGCGGAAATGTCAAGATTTTGCGGTAAGCATTTATCAAACATATCAAGTTTTCCCCCCTTGTTTCTTTATAGTCAATTTTTCGGGCTATCTAATTCAAGACACATGTTCTACCCATCTAATAGAGATTGAGAGTCGGTGTAAGGTTAGAAGAAAATATATTGGTCTCTCTGCAATTTATGCATATAAACATACCTATGCATGCTACAATCGCATACTACAACAAAACCCCAAAATGCACGAGAAAAGGGGAAATCCACATACCTTTTTCATTGGTGCACAGTTGTTGTAATGATCATTGCTACAGCTATGTATACATGCAAATGTTTAGTAGGAACTAGACGGAACAGAGCTTTATCGTAATCTTATATTAGAGACGTTGGACTCGCGGCTACATTGCGGGCTTATAGTTACGATATTTGGCGTAATATCATATAGAAATTACAATGTGTAAAGCTACCGGGTAAATCCTCAGGCAGAGTCACATATTTGTctttaaaactgtaaacaaaccGTCCGACCTATATCCTGTGGATGATCACGTATCGCATTACTCATTTATATAATCATGAATTCATTCATTGAAACCCCTCCTCCCCCCAAATAACTATTTAGTATCTCTGTGTAagcgattttaaaatctctATAAATAAGAGTGGAAGCTGATAATGATATGTTTATACTGAACATTATGTAACAAGCATGCGCAACCCGTACTGGTGTGAACCTAAATCTGCATGTGGATTAACACCAACGTGAACCGCCACGACATCGATAATGTAACACGTGCAATAAGGGAATAAAAGAAAGAAGacgaaaaaaaaacccaccactTTCTTTTTCCAATTCAATGTGAATTGTAAGAGAATCTCAAAGAAACTCTCTTTCGTTCAGTAAAcctcaaataaaaaaatctaattttagatacgttattattattatttttttttttttagtattttcAATACCGAGTACCAATGAATTATATCTGTTCCGATTCATCTTTTTAGAAAAATTGAACTTTCAGATAATTTTAacagaaattaatttcatttttaatgtttctcGCCGGTATGCTTTTGAAGAAGCGCATTAGAGAGTTAGAAAAGGTGAGCCGACGCGCAGCGTTATAGTTCATGAATACCTTCATTAATTTCCAATgcagaaattcattttttatatctaCATTCTATAGTTTCatgtctgttggaattcccaatCGTTAATATAAACGTATCATATTTATCTGTAAGGACacgtgcattgttcacaactgaaGCGAATCCACGAGGTTATtgatatcatttcaattggtaaaaaTGTCAAAGACAAAAGCaatgtacatgcaaatgtaaatacaatctatgtacattttgtaattgtGAAACAGTGCTATTTTATGATTGTGTATATGTCAACTTGTTTTGGA belongs to Ostrea edulis chromosome 7, xbOstEdul1.1, whole genome shotgun sequence and includes:
- the LOC125654645 gene encoding uncharacterized protein LOC125654645, translating into MVITLIFISVPGLDGESPYFFGTSDLACVTTKGRFHLIVKRSVQMNSERNRTRRAAQTRHVFSPTHRWIYYKGMFYEWGTDGGTKTRLFGFLNDAKSYSIKTGLPYKGETCDWLMESMPAGYSSVSVECLMGCTANYWTVSGDYNILQNNCHHFANTISNILCSNICPEWCFNIL
- the LOC125654644 gene encoding integumentary mucin C.1-like; amino-acid sequence: MKVSQWVNPPTSSTTITTTNHLPTYLLHHLHHHQPLTHLPPPPPLTQLPPPLPPPPLTHLPPPPPQPPTSSTTTTTYPTTFTTTTTTYPTTSITTTTTTTTTYPTTSITTTTTTTTTYPPTSTTSYPPTSTTTTTNPPTSSTTTTTTYPPTSITTTTYPPTSSYTTNHLPMHLPPPPPPPPPPPTYSCTYLHHNHHQQQPLTHAPTSTTTTNNNHLPTYLLHHHHYHQPLTHLPPPPPPPSSGLNYKSFMFIFLLTKCRIPRHGKRL